AATAAGTTTATGAATACAAGAGGggctaaaattataataaaataaacacaaaaggactaaattgaagtttaATCGAAAATCTGGGTAAAAATCGAGAATGAAAATAAGGTGAGGGACCAAGTTGTAACACGCGAATAACAAGGAGGAATCAAATGGGCAATATTCCTTGCCCTCTGAAACGCGTAGTTTCAATATGAACTAAAATGAAACAGACGTAAAAATTAcggggtaaaattaaaaaaaacaaaagaagagataggatcaaattgaaaaatggtgaaaaattagAAGGACTAGGGGCATATATATCCTAAAAGACAAAACCGAGCGGATCCCTCTGGAGCGAGTCGGGTCGTGCGGGTTAAGGCTCAAAATGACAACATTTTGGGGCTATGGAGGCCAaccctaaacgacgtcgtttcatgggcttataaaagtaaaaaaaaatttaaaaatttcattctttcTCATTTCACACAAAAAAACTACAACACCTAAAAAAAATCTCTCAACCCCCCTTTTGGCTGACCGAACTCCGGTCACTTCGCCTCCGTGACGGCCGTCGGTCGCCGGCGACGTCACCGCTCGGCACAGTTGCTGAAAAATCGAAAGGAGTccattttttggcttttcgactcCCCGAGCctaaaaaatgtcatttttcatCGAAAACGATGATCCTCGGCTCCCCACGGCGGCGCAAATGCGAAAAGAGGTAAGTCTTCgactttttttatttgtttattctcttaaaataaataaataaaacgaagTGAAAGATAAAAAGACCAcctttaaatattttctttttcttctcttttgattgctttgtaaaaaaaatacattgatcTGTTTGTGGATTTTATAGCcgaaaaaaatacaatatttgcTACTGTTTCTCTTTTTTGCCTttctttatccttttttttttaatcttactTGCAAGTACGGAAGCCAGCTGTGTGCAGAGGTGCTGACGTGGTGGTACGGAGGTTGACGTGGCGGTGGTGGCGTGCGGTGGGCATGTTGATGTACGGTGCTGGAGGCTAGGGTTTCtgcctcttttttcttttgctgAAAATGTTTAGTTTTGGGGCCATATTTGGCCATTAGGGTTTTTTGTATTTTGGGCTGGTATTAAGGTTTGTAAGTTTAGGCTTGGTATTtggactttttatttattttttggttttatttattatttgtatttggtCTTGGGCCCGGACTAAATTGGGCCTACTATAGTTATAAAgtgaacatttaaaaaataaaataaaattctacacAAAAGAATTTAATAGAAAAAGTTTAATAAGAGGTAATAACTATATctgaatttaatagaaaataaattgtattaattgtgtacaatgcaaaggcctacATATAgactagctaaataaatctaaataaaactcttaagtatactagaattcTAATTTATTCTAAACAAGAAgaagttttaaactaaactttcttgttcctaaataacttaaaatacttaataattatcaaaaatttagaataaaataataatagctgataaataaaatattgggctcatatataataaaaattaagcttaaaacTCAAACCCAGTATGAAACATCTAGGCTTGTGAGATCAACTGGAGTTCTTGAAGTGAAATGTCTAAGTTTGTTAGCATTTTCCACATGGTCCTGTTATCATAGATTGAGAGTTTAGGCCCACGAACATAATTAGTCTTTTCTAATTCATCATTACTACAGAATCTATCGTCTTGAAACTTCAACTCTTATTCTCGAATTGTTTTCGTGATAAAGTCTCGAacaaataagttgaattttgcCTTTATCTGTTTAGATTTGGATCTCGTAATTGGGCCTTGAGAGAAACTAAGCTCATCTCTATTATGGCCTTTGAATTGGGCTAAGTTGCTCGTACCAATATAAATTTCAATAATTCggttaatgtatttgaaaaaaattcgaatCAATTAAcagtttaaattttttacattttaagtaATTCGATTCGGTTAATCATTTTACCATCCCTATTCACCATTATTGTATGGCACATGCATATGCAAAATATAGTTTGCTCATTACTTGTTCATAGCTTCCTTGCTCATTACATGCAAATGCAAAGATTGATCGACGAACAGCGTGCCAAATTTAGaacaaatttaaaaatctttAACAGATTTTAATAATGTattcttaaaaataattatttaaaatgttgttaaataaatttataatttataactaaaatatttaattttttactataatttttattcttaattatagaaacaattaaattttttccaaaaataattataaaaattaaaattagtgtTAAAATGTTGGTAGTTGTTTAGcaatagatttaaaatattttaaaacaaatactaactactaaaaataatttaaaacacaaaattcatggGAATTTCCCACATTCAAGTCTTTACATAAGTTTCAACCCACGTAAGTATCTCCATCAAATATTTTATTCCTTACCaatttaagaaagaaaaaaacaaccaAAATACTCATAGTTTAGTAACTAATAGTTAATAGTGTagtttttttggtaaaataaaaaatttactctGATTTTgtataataaaacttaaaattatttataaaatagaaacatatatattatttaacataaggatattttattcaaattatacaaaaaataattaattacaaaaataatatgaaaaataaattaattacaacAATAAACATTTGCTACGATGTTCTGCTGGCGTTGCCTGGCATATTGGCAACACCAGACTAAAATGTGATAACCAAAAATATTCAAAGACTTGATATATAAACATATTGGCAACACCAGACTAAAATGTGATAACTAAAAATATTCAAAGACTTGATATATAAATTTTTCATTGACTTGATatgtaaatttttcattttgattaatGTGGTGTCTCCTACCACTGACTTCATAATTTCCCTGTTTTTATCTTcactttcttcttatttcttatCCATAACATTCTTTCTTCTTCACTGCTTTTAATTTGTTTCTATGTCACAAATTTTGAAGCATCCAGTCAACgtaattttctttcatttgcttAATTCATCACATGCTTTTCTTTGCTTTGATTATCTGCAACTGTAATAGCAGCTAGCTTTGTAAGATTGTCAAGGAACTCAACTTCACTGCTTCCTTTTCAGTTCTAATCTCTCAGCACTTTTCAGCCACTAAGTCAGGTAATAAGATCTGAAGCAATTATTCATTGCCACCTTCAATGATTTTGTTTGATGTCCAAGGTCTATCACAAAATTTCAATCATCCTGTCAAgctaattttctttcatttccttaATCAGGTAATAAGATCTGAAGCAATTATTCATCACATGCTTTTCTTTGCTTCATTCATGACTTTGCAATGATTGTTGCTGATTATCTGCTACTCTTAGCAGCTAGCTCTGTCAGACAGTCAACTTCACTGCTTCATTTTCAGTTCTATTCTCTCAACACTTTTCAGCCAGGTAATAAGATCTGAAGCTATGATTTCCTCTACTGATTATCAACTGTTTTAGACTTTAAGATAAGATGATCAGCAGACATAATCTACTCTAGATTGAAATTAATACAGAAAGAGCTACCTAGAAGCAATATAATGTTGAAATCTCATACTGTTAGCATTTTAACTCTTAATATTCTATAATGAACTATTGCACACTTGAATCTAGCATTTTATATACATCGAGAGCTTAATTCTGGTGACCAGAATTTCATCATGTTTCTGTCTGCCACCCATCCATAGCTCCATCTAATAAACGCCATTGCTTGAAACTTGCATTCATGCTTACACTGACATATCAATACTTCATAAAATATCCAATTCATTCACAGATTTTCATTCTCTGCTACTGTTATATATGATTGCATTGCAGGGACATGGCAATGGAGTACGTAGAGCCTGTTGTCGGTATTGCATATTGTCTCGGAACTCCTGTTTGTAAATATTTGCAATATCACAGAAAGCTGAACGATTATGTGAGAAACTTCAAGAGGATCAGAGATGAATTGAATTGCAAAATGGAAGATATAGAGCTGCAATTGAAAGCAGAGCTTCTTCGTCCTCTGGGGAAGATACCGAAGAAGGGAGTTGAAAATTGGTTGAAAGCTGTGAAAAAGATGATTAGGGAAGCACAAGTTGTTGAAAACAAAGTCAGTAACGGGAGATATCTCTGTCGTACTTGCAACGGGAAGCTGGTTGATGAAAAGACTCGAGAAATGAAGGAATTTCTTAATAACGCTCCTAATGCCTCTGAAGGTCTTGCCATGGATGGTCCAAGTGCAGGGTTGCCGCTGCCAACATCAGAGCTAGTTGGAGAAGAACCTGTCAGAAATGAGATTTGGGCATGTTTGATGCAGGAGGAGGTGAGAAAGATTGGGGTTTGGGGGATGGGCGGTGTGGGTAAAACCACTATCATGAAGCACATCCACAATGGTCTTTTGAAACAACAAAGATTCGAAAGGGTAATCTGGGTTACCATATCAAAGGAGTTCAATGTAATGAAGGTACAAGATGATATTGCAGATGCTTTGAAGTTGAAGGAAGATTGGCCCAGAGAAGGAGACAAGCTCAGACGAGCAGCAATCTTGTCAGAAATGCTGAAGAAGGCAGGAAAGCATGTTCTAATCCTAGATGATGTGTGGGATAAAGTCTCTCTAGAGGAAGTTGGGATCCCCGAGCCAAGTGGCAGCAATGGCTGCAAGTTGGTGTTGACAACCCGTTCGGAGCATGTCTGTAAGTATATGGGTTGTAAGGTGATAAAAGTGACGCCACTTTCAGAAGAAGAGGCATTGATACTATTCTTGAATAAAGTTGGACCTAACATAGTTCAAAGTCCAACAATAATGCCCACTTTGAAGCTTGTTGTCAAGGAATGTGCGGGTCTACCTCTTACAATTGTCGTGGTAGCTGGTACCTTGAAAGGAGAAGATAACCCTCTTATTTGGAAAAATGCACTCGGGGAATTAAAAGAGAGAATAGGGAAAGTTGAAGGAGTGGAAGCTGAGGTAATCGAGCGCTTGAAATTTAGCTTCGATCACTTAAAGGACGAGAAAGTGAAATATTGTTTCTTACATTGCGCATTATATCCCGaagattttgaaattgaaaatgatGAACTAATTGAGTGCTGGATTGACGAGGGATTCATAGATGATATGGGTACAAGACAAGAAATGAAAGACAAGGGCCATGTTATTTTGAAGAAGTTAGGAGATAACTGCTTGTTGGAAAATATTACTAATCATATATTTGGTCAACCTCGCATAAAGATGCATGATGCAGTGAGAGACATGGCACTGTCGATCACAAGTATGGATCCTCGATATATAGTACAAGCAGGcttggaattaaaagaattacCGAAAAGGGGGCAATGGAGTCCAGATATTGAGAAAGTGTCGCTTATGCATAACTCCATAACGGAATTTCCCGCAGATGTGCTGCCCACAAAATGTCAACTGCTCACAACCTTGTTATTGCAGAACAACCCTATAAAGAAGATCTCAATTTCTTTCTTCACCAACATGCCTTGTCTTAGTGTTCTCAATTTGTCTTTTACAAAGATCGAGAGTTTACCAAATTCCATCTCTGAACTAAAGAACCTCACAACATTGTTGCTTTGTGGTTGTAATGAATTAAGAGATCTACCATGTCTTTCGATGCTTCAAGAATTGAAGAAGTTGGATCTTTATAGGACTAAAATTGAGGAAGTCCCTGAAGGAATGGATATGCTGATAAAGCTAAGATATCTTGATCTTAGTGTGCGCACTCTGAAAGAGATACCCGTTGGACTTTTACCAAAACTCGTTCACCTTCAGCACTTGAGTTTTGCTGTGAACAATGAAAAAATAAGTCTAAAAGCAGAGGAGATGGAACCATTGAAGAAGTTGGAGTGGTTTACCGGACGTTTCGAAGACATGAATGAATTGAATAAGTTCATCTCCTCAATGCAACAAAGTAAGAAAAATCTCATCAAGTACCATTTACATGTGGGCTTATATTTTATGCCTACTGCAAGAGATAAAACAGTAACAATTGAAGGAGTCCAGAATTGGGAAGGTGAGTTAATTATGCACCCAATTGAAATTCAAGGGTTGAATATTGTAAAGTGCGACTATTTGAGAAACTTAGTCGATGGTAATTCTTCCTTCAAAAATGCGATGGACTTGAGGATTTATGCTTGTAAAGGGATAGAGTGTGTTGTTCCCTTGTCCTCTTTTGCCTCTTCTTCCGCTCATCCATTTCAGAGCCTCGAGGTGTTAGATCTTCGAGATCTGCCAAAGTTGAGTGCCCTTATTATGAAAGATACAGGAATTGGTTCAGCAACAACATCAACATTGGCTCCGTCTACCACCTTTTCCCATCTTCAGAAAATTTATGTACGGAGATGCTCAAGTATGAAGACGTTGCTTCCACATTGGCTGCTTCCAAACCTCCAAAACCTGGAAGAAATTTGGGTGTCAGAATGTGATGAGATAGTAGAAATATTGGGAGCAGCAACATCAGAAGttgaagaaaaagggagtgatgCATTAATCAAATTCCATCTTCCCAAATTGAGAGAATTGAGTCTAAGTAACTTACCAAATTTGAAGAGCATTTGCAGCAAAAGTGGAGTGATGGTTTGTGATTCTCTCCAACTTATCCGTATTACTAGATGTGATAAACTGAAGAgaattcctccatttgttccccTTGTTGGCAATGGGCAGCCATTTGCATATGCTCCACCTTCTCTTACCATCAGGTCAAGCACAGAATGGTGGGAATGGTTGGAGTGGGATGACCATCCAAACTATAAAAATGTTCTTCAACCCCTTTGGAAGGATAAAAGGTATGAACCATTtatagtttagtttatttttttatttttataaatctaatttctccattttaataaaatttcaggTATATTTTGTGATGATGTTGAAGAGAAAGATAAAAGTGGGGGTGGGAAAGGAGGGGGAAGGATAGTGCAAAAGAGAGGAGAAAAGGAATGATGGAAGGAAGCGGTTAAGAGCATAAATAAGAAATCAAACTGCCTccattttttaaacattttcccTCTCTTACCATTCCTTctattctctttttcttcttttattcttatctaattttataatgttttaaaatttttaatattatcaagaTCAAACTGATTGAGAGTATAAAAAttgaggactaaaattttaattttgatcaaaacaaaaattttctataatttagtgactaatgtaACTTTTTTTTGGTTCAATGATAATTGAAACTCCATCTATTTCTAAATATGGTAAACACTCGACCAATAAACCACAACTTAGTCAAAAAACATAGCTAACccaagaaattatatatatttattttaacttgaatagatttatttatatatataaaaaactgaATATATTCATTCACATCTTACAAATTTGAGAGCAGATCAAAGGTTTTATTACCAACTGATAGATACAACTGTTGAGAAAATTCAGTATCAAATACCGTAGCTGTACCCAAAATGCCAACTAATAATGGCAGACACCAAAGAGAAGAgctaaaagaaaaaagatgggaTTTCTTACTAataattttgccttttttttatcttcacttcttcttcttctcctttttttgaCTATTGTACCCACAACGTTCTTTCTTCTTCActgttttcaatttcttttaatgTCCAAGGTCTATCACTAATTTTCAAGCATCCAATCAAGgtaattttctttcatttgcttAATCCATGACATGCTTTTCATTGCTTAATTCATGACTATGCAATGATTGTTTTTTGTTATCTGCTTCAGTTATAGCAGCTTGCTTTGTAAGATAGTCAAGGGAGTGAACTTCACTGCTTCATTTTCAGTTCTAATCTCTCAACACTTTTCAGCCAGTTGGTCAGGTAATTTCTGATTCCCATTCTTTGATCCTCAAATATGCAATTCAGCTCATTTGAAAATTTGTTTGCTTATTATCAACTCGTGACATGATGTCCTTTGCTTTTACATAACGAGAAAGATGAATAATTGTAATAAGATCTGAAGCTATGATTTCCTCTACTGATTATCAACAGTTTTAGATTTCAAGACTGGATGATCAGCAGACATAATCTACTTTAGATAGAAATTAATACCAAAAGAGCTACCCAGAAGCAATATAATGTTGAAATCTCAAACTGTTGAACATTTTACCTCTTAATATTCTGTTGCACACTTGAATCTAGCATTTTCTATACATTGAGAGGTTAATTCTGGatatacaaatttcatcatgTTTCTGTCTGCCACCCATCCATAGCTCCATCTAATAAATGCCATTGCTTGAAACTTGCATTCATGTTTCCTTTTCATGCTTACACTGACATTCACAGATTTTCATTATCTGCTACTGTTATATATGATTGCGTTGCAGGGACATAGCAATTGTTGAGtattggcctgcaatgcaacaaacTTCCAGCAGCAGTAATGCTTACATGTCTGTTTGAAGATTGAACCAGAAGCAACtttcttttgtttaaattttatgtgTTTGTGATGTTAACAAGTTGGCAAGTTGCTTGATATTTAAA
The genomic region above belongs to Gossypium hirsutum isolate 1008001.06 chromosome D05, Gossypium_hirsutum_v2.1, whole genome shotgun sequence and contains:
- the LOC107903610 gene encoding disease resistance protein At4g27190 — its product is MAMEYVEPVVGIAYCLGTPVCKYLQYHRKLNDYVRNFKRIRDELNCKMEDIELQLKAELLRPLGKIPKKGVENWLKAVKKMIREAQVVENKVSNGRYLCRTCNGKLVDEKTREMKEFLNNAPNASEGLAMDGPSAGLPLPTSELVGEEPVRNEIWACLMQEEVRKIGVWGMGGVGKTTIMKHIHNGLLKQQRFERVIWVTISKEFNVMKVQDDIADALKLKEDWPREGDKLRRAAILSEMLKKAGKHVLILDDVWDKVSLEEVGIPEPSGSNGCKLVLTTRSEHVCKYMGCKVIKVTPLSEEEALILFLNKVGPNIVQSPTIMPTLKLVVKECAGLPLTIVVVAGTLKGEDNPLIWKNALGELKERIGKVEGVEAEVIERLKFSFDHLKDEKVKYCFLHCALYPEDFEIENDELIECWIDEGFIDDMGTRQEMKDKGHVILKKLGDNCLLENITNHIFGQPRIKMHDAVRDMALSITSMDPRYIVQAGLELKELPKRGQWSPDIEKVSLMHNSITEFPADVLPTKCQLLTTLLLQNNPIKKISISFFTNMPCLSVLNLSFTKIESLPNSISELKNLTTLLLCGCNELRDLPCLSMLQELKKLDLYRTKIEEVPEGMDMLIKLRYLDLSVRTLKEIPVGLLPKLVHLQHLSFAVNNEKISLKAEEMEPLKKLEWFTGRFEDMNELNKFISSMQQSKKNLIKYHLHVGLYFMPTARDKTVTIEGVQNWEGELIMHPIEIQGLNIVKCDYLRNLVDGNSSFKNAMDLRIYACKGIECVVPLSSFASSSAHPFQSLEVLDLRDLPKLSALIMKDTGIGSATTSTLAPSTTFSHLQKIYVRRCSSMKTLLPHWLLPNLQNLEEIWVSECDEIVEILGAATSEVEEKGSDALIKFHLPKLRELSLSNLPNLKSICSKSGVMVCDSLQLIRITRCDKLKRIPPFVPLVGNGQPFAYAPPSLTIRSSTEWWEWLEWDDHPNYKNVLQPLWKDKSYSSLLCKIVKGVNFTASFSVLISQHFSASWDIAIVEYWPAMQQTSSSTMEYVEPVLGIAKCFGPPVCKYLKYHRKLNDYVRNFKRIKDELNCKMEDIELQLKTELLCPLGEIPKQGVENWLTDVKETIREAQVVENKVSNGRYLCRACNGKLVDEKT